The genomic interval TGAGCTGTGGTCGCTTCCGCGTCTCGTCGCTTGCCGTTTCAGCGGCATTCGATGGTTCGGGTTCGCTTGCAGCGATGGCCGGAGTCTCGGTAGCAACCGGAGTCTCTGTCACAGACTCTGACGGTGCGACCGTGGGGCTCAATGTTTGGGTGGGGCTCAATGTTTGGACCGATTCCACTTGGCCGTCCTGCGGCGTCATCACTTCACCATTCATCGTAACGAACCCTAACTCATCGAATGACTCGCGCATGGCCGAATTGCAATGCGCAGAAATGAAACCAAATCACACTCAATCACTAATACGGGGCCGAACGCCCGAGATGACTCATGACAAGGTTCTGTTCCACTCTTCCAAATGAACGGCTGCTACGGTAATCGAATCAGAAATGGAAAGCCAGTTTCACCCGTCGTTTCATCGAATTCTTACAAAAGGACTGGTGCGGCATTTCGGACGTCGATTGAAACACTCAGGGTGTTCCCGACAGACCAACTGGCATCGGAACCGGGGTGTCGGACAATGGCACGGGCAGATCATGTAGCGGAACGCCCGCATTCGACGTGGGTCCAGCGCTCAATGGCGCGGGTTGATCATTCAGCTTTGGCAGGCTCGTCGGCACCGCAGCCACAGGTTCATTGGCCGGACTCGCGGGTGGATTCAGGAAGTACGTGATATGACTCGTATCGCCCTGACTGTTCATCTGTAACGCAGCCTCAAGATAATCGCGTGATCGTCCATCATTCATCAGGTGCAGTACGGCTCCCAACAGAAAGAGACGATCTGCACTCTGGAGATCGTCTTTCACCCATTCGCTTAGTTGACTGAGCACCGAGTTTCGTACGGCCAGGTTGCCGATTCCCAACAGTTCGTCCATCCGCTTGCCAGTTCGAGCGATCGCGTGATCCAGCGTCACGGCGCGTTTCAGCTCGCGAATGGAGGAATCGAATCGCTTGACGACCACAAAGCACAAGCCAAGTCGCAAATGCGCTTCGGCCCGATCGGGTGCCGCCGAAACGGCACTGGCATAGGCGGCACGCGCTTCCGCCCACTTTTGATCGCGCATCCGCTGATCACCCCGCACCTGGTATTCAAGACTTTTCATCCTTGCAGCGGGAGACGAGCTTTTCGGTTTGGGTTCCGTATCCCCGAACGCCAACGGAACGATGATCGGCGGCGCGGTGACGGGTGGTGCATTGGGTACGAGTTGAGTTGGCTGGGGAATATAAGGCAGGTATCCGTACCGCGGCCCAATCGAGAAGCCGATT from Schlesneria paludicola DSM 18645 carries:
- a CDS encoding tetratricopeptide repeat protein is translated as MRTLGVGCVIILLLVCSSAPVGAQYYSSHVQRSDGSPSRGHSHPSTVSRSHSHPHSYGPPFSYGHSHDIQLTAYPYHSGGRYSGVSFGRTIGFSIGPRYGYLPYIPQPTQLVPNAPPVTAPPIIVPLAFGDTEPKPKSSSPAARMKSLEYQVRGDQRMRDQKWAEARAAYASAVSAAPDRAEAHLRLGLCFVVVKRFDSSIRELKRAVTLDHAIARTGKRMDELLGIGNLAVRNSVLSQLSEWVKDDLQSADRLFLLGAVLHLMNDGRSRDYLEAALQMNSQGDTSHITYFLNPPASPANEPVAAVPTSLPKLNDQPAPLSAGPTSNAGVPLHDLPVPLSDTPVPMPVGLSGTP